In Scatophagus argus isolate fScaArg1 chromosome 3, fScaArg1.pri, whole genome shotgun sequence, one genomic interval encodes:
- the LOC124056059 gene encoding vesicle-associated membrane protein-associated protein B/C-like, producing the protein MARPEQVLLLEPQHELKFRGPFSDVVTTNLKLSNPTDRNVCFKVKTTAPRRYCVRPNSGIIDAGTSINVSVMLQPFDYDPNEKSKHKFMVQSMLAPPDMTDMEGVWKEAKPEELMDSKLRCVFEMPVENEKTHDMESNKMMSSSLLKSDSSALPPKSMSSTLDDGEVKKIMEECKRLQMEAQRLREENKQIREDDGLRMRKSNMMSSQHSSVGIKKEEGLSARTVALIVLFFVVGVIVGKLVL; encoded by the exons ATGGCCAGGCCGGAACAGGTTCTGCTCTTGGAGCCCCAGCACGAACTGAAATTCCGAG GTCCATTCTCAGACGTGGTCACCACAAATCTCAAGCTCTCTAACCCTACAGACAGGAATGTGTGTTTCAAGGTGAAGACGACGGCGCCGCGCAGATACTGTGTGCGGCCAAACAGTGGAATCATCGATGCAGGCACCTCAATCAACGTCTCGG ttatGCTGCAGCCTTTTGACTATGATCCCAATGAGAAGAGCAAACACAAGTTCATGGTCCAGTCCATGTTAGCACCTCCTGACATGACTGACATGGAGGGAGTG TGGAAGGAAGCTAAACCAGAAGAGCTAATGGACTCAAAGCTGAGGTGTGTCTTTGAGATGCCAGTGGAGAACGAGAAAACG CATGACATGGAGTCCAACAAGATGATGTCGTCTAGCTTGCTGAAGTCAGATTCCTCTGCACTGCCTCCAAAGTCAATGAGCTCCACCCTTGATGATGGGGAGGTAAAGAAGATCATGGAAGAGTGTAAGAGGCTGCAAATGGAGGCTCAAAGGCTAcgggaagaaaacaaacaaatcaga GAGGATGATGGCCTGCGGATGAGGAAGAGTAACATGATGTCATCTCAGCACTCCTCGGTTGGCataaagaaagaggaggggctGAGTGCCCGCACGGTGGCCCTCATCGTGCTCTTCTTTGTGGTGGGCGTCATTGTGGGCAAGTTGGTCTTGTAG